The following proteins come from a genomic window of Sesamum indicum cultivar Zhongzhi No. 13 linkage group LG10, S_indicum_v1.0, whole genome shotgun sequence:
- the LOC105172935 gene encoding proline-rich protein 4-like, whose translation MRVQYSLSRRGFFLLSLLLLAVSFCSGDDKTFEVVGTGECADCKENNFKTSHAVSGLHVTIDCKLQTGEIKRVGDGELDEEGKFKIPLPHEIIQDEQKLKHECYAQLHSAAAVPCPAHNGLDASKIVFKDKNTFGPAKNLQFSTALCTSKFLWPYFKYPPLPKTHPWKKKFPKINFPPLKNFGHPWLHHPFPPLYKPKPLPPPIPIYKPPVVKPLPPPVPIYKPKPPVVKPLPPPVPIYKPKPPVVKPLPPPVPIYKPKPKPPIVKPLPPPVPIYKPKPKPPVVKPLPPPVPIYKPKPKPPVVKPLPPPIPIYKPKPKPLPPPVPIYKPPVVTKPLPPPIPLYPIPPIFHKKPCPPLPKLPPFPKIPPKYFHHPKFGFPPLPPSIPHPWP comes from the exons ATGAGGGTTCAATATTCCCTTAGTCGTCGAGGTTTCTTCTTGTTATCTTTATTGCTATTGGCAGTGAGCTTCTGCAGTGGAGATGACAAGACATTCGAGGTTGTCGGGACTGGCGAATGTGCTGATTGCAAGGAGAACAATTTTAAGACTAGTCACGCCGTTTCAG GGTTGCATGTAACCATCGACTGCAAGCTCCAGACTGGAGAGATCAAAAGGGTTGGAGATGGCGAGCTAGACGAAGAAGGCAAATTCAAGATTCCTCTCCCACATGAGATCATCCAGGACGAGCAAAAACTCAAGCACGAGTGCTATGCGCAGCTCCACAGTGCGGCTGCCGTCCCCTGCCCCGCCCACAATGGCTTGGATGCCTCCAAGATCGTGTTCAAGGACAAAAACACCTTTGGCCCGGCTAAGAACTTGCAATTTTCAACCGCATTATGCACTTCAAAATTCCTGTGGCCTTATTTCAAGTACCCTCCTCTCCCAAAAACCCATCCTTGGAAGAAGAAATTCCCAAAAATCAACTTCCCACCTCTCAAGAACTTTGGCCACCCTTGGCTTCACCATCCATTTCCACCACTCTACAAGCCTAAGCCACTTCCTCCACCAATTCCCATATACAAGCCGCCAGTTGTCAAGCCGCTTCCTCCACCTGTCCCCATTTACAAGCCCAAGCCACCAGTAGTCAAGCCGCTTCCTCCACCTGTCCCCATTTACAAGCCCAAGCCACCAGTAGTCAAGCCACTCCCTCCACCTGTTCCCATTTACAAGCCGAAGCCAAAGCCGCCAATTGTTAAGCCACTTCCTCCACCTGTTCCTATTTACAAGCCCAAGCCAAAGCCGCCAGTAGTTAAGCCACTCCCTCCACCCGTTCCCATTTATAAGCCGAAGCCAAAGCCACCAGTAGTCAAGCCACTTCCTCCACCTATCCCAATTTACAAGCCTAAACCCAAGCCGCTTCCTCCACCAGTTCCAATCTACAAGCCGCCAGTGGTGACTAAGCCACTGCCACCCCCAATTCCACTATATCCAATCCCACCCATTTTCCACAAGAAACCTTGTCCTCCACTCCCTAAGCTTCCACCTTTCCCCAAGATCCCTCCAAAGTACTTCCACCACCCCAAGTTTGGCTTCCCACCACTCCCACCTTCCATCCCTCACCCATGGCCATGA